One genomic segment of Desulfomicrobium sp. ZS1 includes these proteins:
- a CDS encoding PQQ-dependent sugar dehydrogenase has translation MRRSIFSRGESLLVAIFLGVMLILPFDVAGAEEFSSRHHRFRVTAVATGLEHPWSVAFLPGGDILVSERPGRLRIIRDGALLDAPVSGLPQIRARGQGGLLDLLPHPEFAQNRILFFSYSASLGNEVTTHVARARFEDDTLKDVTVLFRAEPASAGRIHFGSRLSLDRQGHLYISVGDRGQMQRAQKLDDHAGKILRIHEDGRIPEDNPFVGQENAWTEIYSYGHRNPQGMAVHPQTGEIWTHEHGPRGGDEINIIRPGVNYGWPVVTLGIDYTGFTIGDGLRHKPGLADPLHHWTPSIAPSGMTFYTGDAFPAWKGDLFVGALSHRHLARLKLAGEVVVEEERLLTDLRLRIRDVRTGPDGNLWLLTDHDPGQLLRLEPAQ, from the coding sequence ATGAGACGAAGCATCTTCAGTCGCGGCGAATCTTTGCTTGTGGCAATCTTTCTCGGCGTCATGCTCATTCTGCCATTTGATGTGGCGGGAGCTGAGGAATTTTCCTCCAGGCATCACCGTTTCCGCGTCACGGCCGTTGCCACAGGTCTGGAACATCCCTGGTCCGTGGCCTTTCTGCCAGGCGGCGATATCCTGGTCAGCGAGCGCCCGGGACGACTGCGCATCATCCGCGACGGGGCCTTGCTGGATGCGCCGGTCAGCGGCCTGCCGCAAATCCGGGCCCGCGGGCAAGGCGGCTTGCTCGATCTTCTGCCCCACCCGGAATTCGCGCAGAACCGCATCCTGTTCTTCAGCTACTCGGCAAGCCTCGGCAACGAGGTGACCACGCATGTGGCCCGGGCACGATTTGAAGACGACACGCTCAAAGACGTGACGGTGCTCTTTCGAGCGGAACCGGCCTCGGCGGGGCGGATCCATTTCGGGTCCAGACTAAGCCTTGACCGCCAGGGGCATCTCTACATCAGCGTCGGCGACCGCGGCCAGATGCAACGGGCCCAGAAGCTCGACGACCATGCCGGAAAAATTCTGCGCATACATGAGGATGGACGCATTCCCGAGGACAATCCCTTTGTCGGTCAAGAAAATGCCTGGACGGAAATCTACAGCTATGGGCACCGCAATCCCCAAGGCATGGCCGTGCATCCGCAGACCGGCGAAATTTGGACGCATGAGCACGGTCCCAGAGGCGGGGACGAGATCAACATCATCCGTCCCGGCGTCAATTACGGCTGGCCCGTCGTGACCCTGGGCATCGACTACACCGGCTTCACCATCGGAGACGGACTGAGGCACAAGCCCGGCCTGGCAGACCCCCTGCATCACTGGACTCCATCCATCGCCCCCTCGGGCATGACCTTTTACACGGGTGATGCCTTTCCCGCATGGAAAGGAGATCTTTTCGTCGGAGCCCTTTCCCACCGCCATCTCGCACGCTTGAAACTGGCCGGAGAAGTTGTGGTCGAGGAAGAGCGCCTGCTTACGGACTTGAGACTGCGCATCCGTGACGTGCGCACCGGACCGGACGGCAACCTGTGGCTGCTCACAGACCACGATCCCGGCCAGTTGTTGCGTCTGGAACCAGCACAGTGA
- a CDS encoding alanine racemase, whose translation MNNHSTANPILASLGTPCLLVDEERMERNVARLRDRLRAAGVAFRPHLKTAKSWEVSRRLMTTPEGPATVSTLREAEELAAHGVKDITYAVGISPDKLARVQKLRAGGTALTILLDSVEQAQAVAKASDPKDPIPVLIELDCDGHRSGVKPQDATLLVAIAQALAPRARLEGVLTHAGESYEARGSKALAAAAEQERAAAVMAAETLRAKGWPCPVVSVGSTPTAFSAQSYAGVTEVRAGVFVFFDLVQAGIGICSQDDIALSVLTTVIGHQREKGWTIIDAGWTALSSDRGTATQDVDQGYGLVCDLAGRPITNLIVTNVNQEHGIVAARPGAPRSDQEFPIGTRLRILPSHACATATHHDRYHVIGVGQSDVTAVWPRFTGW comes from the coding sequence ATGAACAATCATTCCACTGCAAACCCAATCCTGGCGAGCCTGGGAACGCCTTGCCTGCTCGTTGACGAGGAGCGCATGGAGCGCAACGTCGCCCGCTTGCGCGACCGGCTACGGGCGGCGGGAGTCGCTTTCCGGCCGCACCTCAAAACCGCCAAGTCATGGGAAGTTTCCCGGCGGCTAATGACCACCCCCGAGGGCCCGGCCACGGTCTCCACTTTGCGCGAGGCAGAAGAATTGGCCGCCCATGGCGTAAAAGACATCACCTACGCCGTCGGCATCTCTCCGGACAAACTGGCGCGGGTGCAGAAGCTTCGCGCAGGCGGCACCGCCCTGACCATTCTGCTCGACAGCGTGGAACAGGCCCAGGCCGTGGCCAAAGCCTCGGACCCGAAAGACCCTATTCCCGTGCTCATCGAACTGGACTGTGACGGCCACCGCTCCGGCGTGAAACCGCAGGATGCCACGCTGCTGGTGGCCATTGCGCAGGCGCTGGCGCCACGAGCCAGACTTGAAGGCGTGCTGACGCACGCGGGCGAAAGCTATGAGGCCCGCGGAAGCAAGGCGCTAGCGGCCGCCGCCGAGCAGGAACGCGCCGCCGCAGTCATGGCTGCCGAAACGCTGCGCGCCAAGGGCTGGCCCTGCCCCGTGGTCAGCGTCGGCTCCACGCCCACCGCCTTTTCGGCGCAAAGCTACGCGGGCGTGACCGAAGTCCGCGCCGGGGTCTTTGTCTTCTTCGATCTGGTGCAGGCAGGTATCGGCATCTGCTCGCAGGACGACATCGCGCTATCGGTGCTGACCACGGTCATCGGCCATCAACGCGAAAAGGGCTGGACCATTATCGACGCAGGCTGGACCGCCCTGTCCAGCGACCGGGGCACGGCGACCCAGGACGTGGACCAGGGCTACGGTCTGGTCTGCGATCTTGCGGGACGCCCGATCACGAATCTCATCGTCACCAACGTCAACCAGGAGCACGGCATCGTGGCGGCGCGGCCGGGTGCCCCCCGATCCGATCAGGAATTTCCCATCGGCACGCGACTGCGCATTTTGCCCAGCCATGCCTGCGCCACGGCCACGCATCACGACCGCTACCACGTCATCGGCGTCGGCCAAAGCGACGTGACTGCCGTCTGGCCGCGCTTCACCGGATGGTAA
- a CDS encoding HAD family hydrolase, translated as MKYKTVVFDMDGTLLDTLADLGDAMNRVLEQHGFASHPINAYRQFVGSGAGQLVARALPAHEQDEDLKNRCLRAFLREYEAGWRIKTCLYEGVPELLDALAARNIPMAVLTNKPQDFAELCVREFLSRWDFALTVGQMPGVPVKPDPAGPRQVIRHLGVQPDEILYLGDTDVDMFTAVNAGMYPVGVLWGFRPEQELLESGAAATLTHPMELLRFLD; from the coding sequence ATGAAATACAAGACAGTGGTTTTTGACATGGACGGAACTCTGCTCGACACCCTGGCCGACCTTGGCGACGCCATGAACCGGGTGCTTGAGCAGCACGGATTCGCGTCCCATCCCATAAACGCCTACCGCCAGTTCGTAGGCAGCGGGGCGGGACAGCTCGTGGCCCGTGCCCTGCCTGCGCATGAACAGGATGAGGATTTGAAAAACAGGTGCCTACGGGCTTTTTTGCGGGAATATGAGGCCGGGTGGCGGATCAAGACCTGCCTGTATGAGGGCGTGCCCGAACTCCTTGACGCTCTTGCGGCCAGAAACATCCCCATGGCCGTGCTGACCAACAAGCCGCAGGACTTTGCCGAGCTGTGCGTGCGGGAATTCCTGTCGCGCTGGGATTTCGCCCTGACCGTGGGGCAGATGCCGGGCGTGCCGGTCAAGCCCGACCCGGCCGGACCTCGCCAAGTCATCCGTCATCTGGGTGTGCAGCCGGATGAGATCCTCTATCTTGGTGACACGGACGTGGACATGTTCACGGCCGTTAATGCCGGGATGTATCCCGTGGGAGTGCTGTGGGGTTTCCGCCCGGAGCAGGAATTGCTTGAGTCCGGCGCGGCGGCGACGCTGACCCACCCCATGGAGCTATTGCGCTTTTTGGATTGA
- a CDS encoding ornithine cyclodeaminase family protein, protein MRFVSEDVASSVVSMAEAIEVIERMFREYGRDEAEVFPVAQGHGPDAGTSFSIKSGLIRTSRAVGLKVGSYWPQNRLRGLPAHASTTLLLDPDTGYPLALVAASHLTCLRTAASDAVAVRHLSRQDSRTLALFGAGHQAWFELLAVREVRPIEAVLVANRSPKAAEDFARRIKAELGLEARFADSREAVQAADIIVTVTAAREALFEASLVRPGTHVSAMGADAPGKQELDPALMARASLFADVVRQSLGIGEYEAAHRAGLVDAQNVTAIGAVLNGAPGRTSPQQITVYDSSGMALQDMAICSLALAKASEAGLVRTV, encoded by the coding sequence ATGCGGTTTGTAAGTGAGGACGTCGCATCCAGCGTCGTGTCCATGGCCGAGGCCATCGAGGTCATCGAAAGGATGTTTCGCGAATACGGCAGGGACGAGGCCGAAGTCTTTCCGGTGGCCCAGGGGCACGGCCCCGATGCCGGGACGTCTTTCAGCATCAAGAGCGGGCTGATCCGGACCAGCCGGGCCGTGGGGCTCAAAGTCGGCAGCTACTGGCCGCAAAACCGCTTACGCGGACTGCCCGCCCACGCCTCGACCACCCTGCTGCTCGATCCGGACACGGGCTATCCCCTGGCCTTGGTGGCGGCCTCCCACCTGACCTGTCTGCGCACGGCAGCCTCGGACGCCGTGGCCGTGCGGCATCTGTCGCGCCAGGATAGCCGGACCCTGGCCCTGTTCGGCGCGGGCCATCAGGCCTGGTTCGAACTGCTGGCCGTGCGCGAGGTCCGGCCCATCGAGGCCGTACTGGTCGCCAACCGCTCGCCCAAGGCCGCAGAGGACTTCGCCCGGCGCATCAAGGCCGAACTGGGGCTTGAGGCCCGTTTCGCGGACAGCCGGGAAGCGGTGCAGGCCGCCGACATCATCGTTACGGTCACGGCCGCGCGCGAGGCGCTCTTCGAGGCATCCCTGGTGCGACCGGGCACGCATGTCTCGGCCATGGGCGCGGACGCGCCGGGCAAGCAGGAACTCGACCCGGCCCTCATGGCCAGGGCCAGCCTGTTCGCCGATGTGGTCCGGCAGTCGCTTGGCATCGGCGAATACGAGGCAGCGCACAGGGCCGGACTGGTGGACGCCCAAAACGTCACCGCCATCGGCGCGGTGCTGAACGGCGCGCCCGGACGCACATCCCCGCAGCAGATCACCGTGTACGATAGCTCGGGCATGGCCCTGCAGGACATGGCCATCTGTTCCCTGGCGCTGGCCAAGGCGTCTGAGGCGGGGCTGGTGCGGACGGTCTGA
- a CDS encoding histone deacetylase family protein, protein MFRIRPIYDTTVPVDSLCVEQVQTILAERFPFIAPEEVADLPATLKNPMAKGYRTILFVAEGQRRTVQGFALLCHFSDLRFCYLDFLSVSLSHGGGGVGSALYERVREEARALGNTALFFECLPDDPLLCRDETLLQENKARLRFYERYGARPIVNTAYETPLSAEDDCAPYLVADPLDKPFQLSRPRARSIIRAILERKYKEKCSPQYVRMVLDSIPPSPLALRETRYLTETISANRQTISADRKIAVICNHNHRIHHIRERGYVEAPVRIDSILREIKKTELFTLRDPRHFSEQYITAVHDKKFVTYLKRVCSTLPENKSVYPYVFPIRNAARPPKDLAVRAGYYCIDTFTPLNGNAYAAARGAVDCGMTAAQEVLDGRRLAYALVRPPGHHAEHRAFGGFCYFNTAAVVAQHLSAQGRVAVLDVDYHHGNGTQNIFYERSDVLTVSIHGHPSFAYPYFSGFHEETGEGQGQGFNRNYALPEEMDGVGYAEVLRRALGCIRDFDPAFLVVCLGLDPAKGDPTGTWSLQAKDFHLNGKLIGALGKHTVVVQEGGYRIRSLGVNAGNFFQGLFEGSRLARSR, encoded by the coding sequence ATGTTTCGCATCCGCCCCATCTACGACACCACTGTCCCTGTCGACAGCCTGTGCGTGGAGCAGGTCCAGACCATTCTGGCCGAACGCTTCCCGTTCATCGCCCCGGAAGAAGTGGCCGATCTGCCCGCCACCCTCAAAAATCCCATGGCCAAAGGCTACCGGACCATTCTCTTCGTGGCCGAAGGGCAACGCCGGACCGTGCAAGGCTTTGCCCTGCTCTGCCACTTCTCCGACCTGCGTTTCTGCTACCTGGATTTTCTTTCGGTCAGCTTAAGCCATGGCGGAGGCGGGGTGGGTTCGGCTCTGTACGAAAGGGTGCGGGAAGAAGCCAGGGCTCTGGGCAACACGGCACTTTTTTTTGAATGCCTGCCCGATGATCCCCTCTTGTGCCGTGACGAAACCCTGCTGCAGGAAAACAAAGCCCGGCTGCGTTTTTACGAACGCTACGGAGCGCGCCCCATCGTAAACACGGCCTACGAAACACCGCTTTCGGCCGAAGACGACTGCGCCCCCTATCTGGTGGCCGATCCGCTGGACAAGCCGTTCCAGCTGTCCAGGCCACGGGCCCGGAGCATCATCCGCGCCATTCTCGAAAGAAAATACAAGGAAAAATGTTCGCCGCAGTATGTACGCATGGTCCTGGATTCAATTCCGCCGAGCCCCCTGGCTCTGCGCGAAACCCGTTACCTGACGGAAACAATCTCCGCGAACAGGCAAACCATCAGCGCCGATCGAAAGATCGCTGTTATCTGCAACCACAATCATCGCATCCATCACATCCGCGAACGCGGCTATGTGGAAGCGCCGGTGCGCATTGATTCGATCCTCAGGGAAATCAAGAAAACCGAGCTGTTCACGCTCCGGGACCCCCGGCATTTTTCGGAGCAATACATAACAGCCGTGCACGACAAGAAATTCGTGACCTATCTGAAGCGGGTCTGCTCCACCCTGCCGGAAAACAAATCCGTATACCCCTACGTCTTTCCCATCAGAAACGCGGCCCGTCCGCCCAAGGACCTGGCGGTACGCGCCGGGTACTACTGCATCGACACCTTCACGCCCTTAAACGGCAACGCCTACGCCGCCGCGCGCGGGGCCGTGGATTGCGGCATGACCGCCGCGCAGGAGGTGCTTGACGGACGCCGCCTGGCCTACGCCCTGGTGCGCCCCCCCGGACATCATGCCGAACACCGGGCTTTCGGCGGATTCTGCTATTTCAACACCGCCGCCGTTGTCGCCCAGCACCTGAGCGCCCAAGGGCGGGTGGCCGTGCTCGATGTCGATTACCACCACGGCAACGGGACGCAGAACATCTTCTATGAACGCAGCGACGTTCTGACCGTGTCCATCCACGGGCATCCCAGTTTCGCCTATCCGTACTTCAGCGGATTCCACGAAGAAACGGGCGAGGGCCAGGGCCAGGGCTTCAACCGCAACTACGCCCTGCCCGAAGAAATGGACGGAGTCGGCTATGCCGAAGTCTTGCGCCGGGCCCTGGGCTGCATCCGCGATTTTGACCCGGCATTTCTGGTGGTGTGCCTCGGGCTGGACCCGGCCAAGGGCGACCCTACAGGCACTTGGAGCCTTCAGGCCAAGGATTTCCACCTGAACGGCAAGCTGATCGGGGCGCTGGGCAAACACACCGTGGTGGTGCAGGAAGGCGGATACCGCATCCGCTCCCTGGGCGTGAACGCGGGCAATTTCTTTCAAGGACTTTTTGAAGGATCCCGTCTCGCGCGCAGCAGGTAA